A single window of Syntrophotalea acetylenica DNA harbors:
- a CDS encoding pilus assembly protein, translated as MKKLQTAFVIASLLFSVQGAFARPDYYHGDSSIYVGGQTSSVKPNILFFIDTSKQMSEAGTAGTYERKATAWPGSRTPGAIYYKSNATYQVVSNTDMTEVQSGYPAAHSALYNNGNFIGCIDNKGERCTNKTTDYYTGDYLNWKEAANTASEWSSATGYAVGDLVYKAGAPSTSQKYKCVVAGTSGGSDPFPASDAVDISVTYTDGTVSWQPQAPLIKVLEHELNNNIFPYLAPLANIGLMEYNSNDQGGAIVLPVAGNTAASLASKMTDKIVPITQTANAQPLGGALWDAWLYWVGDPTGSSHANSTSNDNAAYDDSPIQYWCQNNHMVVLATGATKDNLGTSNPVALMDKNAELGAGHSDDYYTPEAAHYLYNSLDYEVDDTQSRVHTHIIQLMTPVIQQLVDAASYGHGSYVNVSNSSEIYAALADIIMSILEEDTSFVAPVVPASPENRTYSGQRIYLGFFKPMNDEPWKGNLKKFGLSADNEIVAFNSSGELVNATDDDGYFLTDDSTDPPTPVHRSFWTPTGTYDGGMVNAGGVGGRLKARTSARNIYTYLPGSGVTTDLYNSVHAFTTANTRLTAAILGVADDAAKNSLIHFVHGYLDDGTTKRDWLLGDILHSKPLIVNYANYAFTESNEADATKNKSMVFFGANDGMLHAVYDHNGEEAWAFIPPELLDDLRYLKDISSHYYFVDNSPLAYAHDADGDGTIEDGDRVILLFGLRRGGGGNTLGTSSRGSYYALDVTNPQQPKYLWHLNSDTAGFGELGQTWSQPRLAKMNIGGVTKIVAVFGAGYDNNEDLRFGSNQKFPDGTGATTDVSSAPDGFSSGASAGGSWQFRPRGRGLYVIELARLSATEAGYVPDFSQSGSLIWSATYDATHTDRSSMTYSIPSDILVYDRDLDGNADRFYAVDTGGQLWRFTVGDASTANWSVKRIFQANTGTSDVGRKVFYKPTITYKYPDTFVYFGSGDREHPLNYLNPGTTGGAVMDRIYMVRDREADDNPSAPSVLTESHLVDVTDNALQRDDTTNAEADALLDKLYNYEPADADGQPRSVYYGWFIKLNESGHEGEKVLASPTVFANVAFFTTYTPNSDASISQDPCSGGNLGISRLYAVNSRTGEAVFNWLTGSGTDRFGESQSSAITDRAKSGDADSSDVLRRADRSLAIGQGIPSGLVMVIGKDGSASILVGSGGAFPNVALDDIETLYPLYWMTW; from the coding sequence ATGAAAAAACTGCAAACAGCCTTTGTAATCGCTTCCCTGCTTTTTTCGGTTCAGGGAGCCTTTGCAAGGCCGGATTATTACCACGGTGACAGCTCCATTTACGTAGGTGGACAAACCTCGTCGGTGAAGCCGAATATCCTGTTTTTTATCGATACCTCCAAGCAGATGAGCGAGGCCGGCACCGCCGGCACCTACGAGCGCAAGGCCACCGCCTGGCCGGGCAGCCGCACGCCAGGTGCCATTTATTACAAGAGCAACGCGACCTATCAGGTGGTCTCCAACACCGATATGACGGAGGTCCAGAGCGGCTATCCCGCAGCCCATTCCGCCCTTTACAACAACGGCAATTTTATCGGTTGCATCGATAACAAGGGAGAGCGGTGCACCAACAAGACCACGGATTATTACACGGGCGACTATCTGAACTGGAAGGAGGCGGCGAACACTGCCAGTGAATGGAGCAGCGCAACCGGCTACGCTGTCGGCGACCTGGTGTACAAGGCCGGTGCCCCATCAACCAGCCAGAAATACAAGTGTGTTGTCGCCGGGACTTCCGGTGGCAGCGACCCTTTTCCTGCGTCCGATGCGGTCGATATCTCCGTCACCTACACCGATGGCACGGTCAGCTGGCAGCCGCAGGCGCCCCTGATCAAGGTCCTGGAGCATGAACTCAACAACAATATTTTCCCTTATCTGGCACCTCTGGCCAACATCGGCCTGATGGAATACAACAGCAACGATCAGGGCGGTGCGATCGTTCTTCCCGTGGCGGGCAACACGGCAGCTAGCCTCGCCAGCAAGATGACGGATAAAATTGTTCCCATTACCCAGACGGCCAATGCCCAGCCCCTGGGCGGTGCCCTGTGGGATGCCTGGCTCTACTGGGTCGGCGACCCCACCGGTTCGTCGCATGCCAACAGCACCTCGAACGACAATGCAGCCTACGACGATTCCCCCATTCAGTACTGGTGCCAGAACAACCATATGGTCGTGCTTGCCACCGGCGCCACCAAGGACAATCTCGGCACCAGCAATCCGGTTGCACTCATGGATAAAAATGCCGAGCTGGGGGCAGGCCACAGCGATGACTACTACACGCCCGAAGCGGCCCATTATCTTTACAACAGCCTTGATTACGAGGTCGATGACACCCAGTCGCGCGTTCATACCCACATCATCCAGTTGATGACGCCCGTGATTCAGCAACTTGTCGATGCCGCGAGTTATGGCCACGGCAGTTATGTCAACGTCAGCAATTCCAGTGAAATCTACGCCGCTCTGGCGGATATCATCATGTCCATCCTCGAGGAGGACACATCCTTTGTCGCTCCCGTGGTGCCGGCCAGTCCGGAAAACCGGACCTACAGCGGCCAGCGTATTTATCTTGGCTTTTTCAAGCCGATGAACGATGAGCCCTGGAAGGGAAATCTCAAGAAATTCGGGTTGAGCGCCGACAACGAAATTGTCGCCTTCAATTCTTCCGGGGAACTTGTCAACGCCACCGATGACGACGGCTATTTTCTGACGGATGATTCCACCGATCCGCCCACGCCGGTTCACCGCTCCTTCTGGACGCCCACCGGCACCTACGACGGCGGCATGGTCAACGCTGGCGGCGTTGGCGGCCGTCTGAAAGCACGCACCTCCGCCAGAAATATCTATACCTATCTGCCCGGCTCCGGAGTGACAACCGATCTGTACAACAGCGTGCATGCCTTTACCACGGCCAATACACGCCTGACGGCCGCGATTCTGGGTGTTGCCGATGATGCCGCCAAAAACAGTCTGATCCATTTTGTGCATGGCTATCTGGATGACGGCACGACCAAGCGCGACTGGCTTCTGGGAGACATTCTCCACTCCAAGCCCCTGATCGTCAATTATGCCAACTATGCTTTTACGGAGAGCAATGAAGCCGACGCCACCAAGAATAAGAGCATGGTGTTTTTCGGTGCCAACGATGGCATGCTGCACGCGGTGTACGATCATAACGGCGAGGAGGCCTGGGCCTTTATTCCGCCGGAACTGCTTGATGATCTCCGCTACCTGAAGGACATCAGCAGTCACTATTACTTTGTCGACAACTCTCCGCTGGCCTATGCGCACGATGCCGATGGCGACGGCACCATCGAGGACGGCGACAGGGTCATCCTGCTTTTCGGTCTGCGGCGTGGCGGTGGCGGCAATACCCTTGGAACCTCTTCGCGCGGCTCCTACTATGCGCTGGATGTAACCAACCCGCAGCAACCCAAATATCTCTGGCACCTCAACAGCGATACGGCCGGATTTGGCGAGCTTGGGCAAACCTGGAGCCAGCCGCGCCTGGCCAAAATGAACATTGGCGGGGTCACCAAAATTGTTGCGGTTTTCGGTGCGGGATATGACAACAATGAAGATTTGCGTTTTGGCAGCAATCAGAAATTTCCGGACGGCACGGGTGCCACGACCGATGTCTCTTCTGCTCCCGACGGCTTCAGCAGTGGGGCCAGCGCTGGTGGCAGCTGGCAGTTCCGACCCCGCGGGCGGGGCCTGTACGTGATCGAGCTTGCGCGGCTCAGCGCGACCGAAGCCGGCTATGTTCCCGATTTTTCCCAGTCGGGATCCCTGATCTGGAGCGCAACTTATGACGCCACTCATACCGACCGGTCGAGCATGACCTATTCGATTCCGTCCGATATCCTGGTTTACGACCGGGATCTCGACGGCAACGCCGACAGGTTTTATGCTGTCGATACCGGCGGCCAGCTGTGGCGCTTTACGGTAGGGGACGCGTCCACGGCAAACTGGAGTGTAAAACGGATTTTTCAGGCCAATACCGGGACCTCCGATGTCGGCCGCAAGGTTTTCTATAAACCGACCATAACCTACAAGTATCCGGATACCTTTGTGTATTTTGGCAGCGGGGATCGTGAGCACCCTTTGAATTACCTGAATCCGGGGACCACAGGGGGGGCCGTCATGGACCGCATCTACATGGTGCGGGATCGCGAAGCCGATGACAACCCCAGCGCGCCATCGGTGCTGACGGAATCGCACCTGGTCGATGTTACCGATAATGCCTTGCAGCGCGATGATACGACCAACGCTGAAGCCGATGCTTTGCTGGACAAGCTGTATAACTATGAACCGGCAGACGCGGATGGGCAGCCCCGGTCGGTTTATTACGGGTGGTTTATCAAGCTGAACGAATCCGGCCACGAAGGGGAAAAGGTGCTTGCCTCGCCCACGGTGTTTGCCAACGTCGCCTTTTTTACCACCTATACGCCCAACTCGGACGCGAGTATTTCCCAGGATCCCTGCTCCGGGGGCAATCTCGGGATTTCCAGACTTTACGCGGTTAATTCGCGTACCGGAGAAGCTGTGTTCAATTGGCTCACAGGCAGTGGCACCGATCGTTTCGGGGAAAGTCAGTCATCCGCGATCACAGACCGGGCCAAATCGGGGGATGCGGACAGTTCCGATGTCCTGCGGCGCGCCGATCGTTCGCTGGCTATCGGGCAAGGCATTCCTTCCGGGCTGGTCATGGTTATCGGCAAGGATGGCAGTGCTTCCATTCTTGTCGGTTCGGGCGGGGCGTTTCCGAATGTCGCTCTCGATGACATCGAAACCCTTTATCCCCTTTATTGGATGACCTGGTGA
- a CDS encoding sigma-54-dependent transcriptional regulator, translated as MRNEKNDVLIVDDEAGMRHMLRLVLEKGGYRVTEAKDGREALDYLRHGDYDLILCDIRMPEMDGLEFLREIAARDIGGIVIMMSAYGSVETAIQCLKAGAYDYISKPFKPDEVILALRKAQQKLRLQRENALLRKKLSRGKSNHEIVFQSTAMEHLMAMVSRVAQSFSPVLITGETGTGKELVARALHRQSARGDCPFVAINCGAIASGLIESELFGHSRGAFTGALQQKPGLIEEADGGTLFLDEIGELPLELQPKLLRVLQEGEIRRVGENLPRKVDVRVLAATALDLREAVAKSRFRDDLYFRLAVVEINIPPLRERREDIPVLAKHFIGVIADREGRSAPCLTPLALDVLRRQNWDGNVRELANFIERAMIFSRGDTLEIDGMPLDRRFENRKNGKDFSLKKASVRLEKEYIRKALAVTAGNRTQAARLLEISLRKLLYKIKEYRIES; from the coding sequence ATGCGTAATGAAAAAAATGATGTGCTGATTGTCGATGATGAAGCCGGCATGCGACATATGCTGCGCCTGGTTCTCGAAAAGGGGGGATATCGCGTTACCGAGGCCAAAGATGGTCGCGAAGCCCTGGATTATCTGCGGCACGGAGACTATGACCTCATCCTCTGTGACATCCGGATGCCGGAGATGGATGGCCTGGAGTTCCTCCGGGAGATTGCAGCCCGGGATATTGGTGGCATTGTGATTATGATGAGCGCCTACGGGAGCGTGGAGACGGCCATCCAGTGCCTCAAGGCAGGGGCCTATGACTATATCTCCAAGCCTTTCAAGCCGGACGAGGTGATCCTTGCTCTGCGCAAAGCCCAGCAAAAATTGCGGCTGCAGCGTGAAAATGCCCTGCTGCGCAAAAAACTGTCACGAGGAAAATCGAATCACGAGATTGTTTTTCAGAGTACGGCCATGGAGCATCTCATGGCGATGGTTTCCCGGGTGGCCCAGTCTTTCAGCCCGGTGCTGATCACTGGCGAAACAGGGACCGGCAAAGAACTGGTGGCTCGCGCTCTGCACCGTCAAAGCGCCAGGGGTGATTGCCCCTTTGTGGCGATAAACTGCGGAGCCATTGCCTCGGGTCTGATCGAAAGTGAACTTTTTGGACATTCCCGTGGAGCTTTTACAGGAGCATTGCAACAGAAACCCGGCCTCATCGAAGAAGCTGATGGCGGTACCCTGTTCCTGGATGAAATCGGAGAGCTGCCGCTGGAGTTGCAGCCCAAACTGCTCCGGGTGCTCCAGGAAGGAGAAATCCGTCGCGTCGGGGAAAACCTCCCCAGGAAGGTCGATGTCAGGGTCCTGGCGGCGACCGCTCTGGATCTGCGCGAGGCGGTGGCCAAAAGCAGGTTTCGCGATGACCTGTATTTCCGCCTGGCGGTGGTGGAAATCAATATCCCTCCGCTGCGGGAGCGCCGGGAGGATATCCCTGTTCTGGCAAAGCATTTCATCGGTGTCATAGCCGATCGCGAAGGACGCTCCGCTCCATGTCTGACTCCCTTGGCGCTGGATGTCCTGCGTCGGCAGAACTGGGACGGCAATGTTCGCGAATTGGCCAATTTCATAGAACGCGCCATGATATTCAGCCGCGGTGACACCCTGGAAATCGATGGGATGCCGTTGGACAGACGGTTCGAAAATCGTAAAAATGGCAAAGATTTTTCGCTTAAAAAGGCATCTGTCCGTCTGGAGAAGGAGTATATCCGCAAAGCCCTGGCCGTTACGGCCGGCAACCGCACCCAGGCTGCACGGCTGCTGGAAATAAGTTTGCGGAAGCTTCTGTACAAAATCAAGGAATACCGCATCGAATCCTGA
- a CDS encoding prepilin-type N-terminal cleavage/methylation domain-containing protein produces the protein MVMFRKKESGFTLVEILVAITIFAIGLLALAGMQITAITGGSTSQRVTAAVALADGIVQNLLARDAGDAIFASTVDPAAAWPETLPVNGFSATYAVAVNTPVAGISRITVSVADNAFGGRVVSRTTMKRTR, from the coding sequence ATGGTGATGTTTCGGAAAAAGGAGTCCGGATTCACGCTTGTCGAAATTCTGGTGGCTATCACGATTTTCGCTATAGGCTTGCTGGCCTTGGCCGGCATGCAGATTACCGCCATAACCGGCGGTTCCACCTCGCAGCGGGTGACAGCCGCCGTTGCGCTGGCGGATGGCATCGTTCAAAATCTTCTGGCTCGCGATGCCGGTGACGCCATCTTCGCGAGTACCGTGGATCCTGCTGCCGCCTGGCCCGAAACCTTGCCGGTAAATGGATTTTCCGCTACCTACGCTGTCGCCGTGAACACCCCGGTCGCCGGTATTTCCCGGATTACAGTGTCCGTTGCGGACAATGCCTTCGGCGGACGGGTGGTTTCCAGAACGACCATGAAAAGGACGCGTTAG
- a CDS encoding PilW family protein has product MNRTVKACPRSGFTLVELLVAMTISLVVVAAVFSVFDNSQRSYVVQEGVAEAQQNVRTAKLFLERDLRMAGAGIPDFSFGGEILFPIEFENNVDGTSGTAATLPNIVVGSDLVRVRYQNFGVGSCGADPGGSLPPCDMLPQLTLAGEMPPSATVADVNEDIQAGIGWDGSCYCAGTQFIQPSPGMPFIITHPDGSRSAVLFHTETLPNSDRIGSHPNFTFQGKTYLNKLLNTFPAGSLISFFHPDGIYDALYYLENRGGIPCLMRDTGHGGQVIAEYIEDLQLAFELDTDDDGVVDTTINDADLTDLQKPRVRVVRLGLVARSAHDQRDFRGQRPALEDHAAGSTDHFRRRRLSVTIRTRNLGL; this is encoded by the coding sequence ATGAACCGGACAGTCAAAGCATGTCCCCGATCGGGGTTTACACTGGTGGAGTTGCTGGTTGCCATGACCATTTCGCTGGTGGTGGTGGCCGCCGTTTTCAGTGTCTTTGATAACAGCCAGCGTTCCTACGTGGTGCAGGAAGGGGTGGCGGAGGCTCAGCAGAATGTACGAACCGCCAAGCTTTTTCTTGAGCGGGATCTGCGTATGGCCGGCGCGGGAATCCCGGATTTTTCCTTTGGCGGAGAGATTCTTTTCCCCATCGAGTTTGAAAACAATGTTGACGGCACATCCGGCACGGCCGCTACCCTGCCAAATATTGTTGTCGGCTCGGATCTGGTTCGCGTCCGGTATCAGAATTTTGGCGTTGGCAGTTGCGGTGCCGATCCCGGAGGATCACTGCCACCCTGCGATATGCTGCCGCAGTTGACCCTGGCGGGCGAAATGCCGCCGTCAGCTACGGTGGCGGATGTCAACGAGGACATTCAGGCCGGCATTGGTTGGGATGGCAGTTGTTATTGCGCCGGAACGCAATTCATTCAGCCTTCTCCTGGCATGCCGTTCATCATTACCCATCCGGACGGTTCCCGGTCGGCGGTCCTGTTTCATACCGAAACCTTGCCGAATTCGGACAGGATCGGCAGCCATCCCAATTTCACATTTCAGGGCAAAACCTATTTGAACAAGCTTTTGAACACCTTTCCCGCCGGCAGCCTCATCAGCTTCTTCCATCCCGATGGTATTTACGACGCGCTCTACTATCTGGAAAATCGCGGGGGCATTCCCTGCCTTATGCGGGACACAGGCCATGGAGGACAGGTGATTGCCGAATACATCGAGGATTTACAGCTTGCCTTTGAACTCGACACGGATGATGACGGCGTTGTGGATACCACGATCAACGATGCGGATTTAACCGACCTTCAGAAGCCCCGGGTGCGGGTTGTGCGGCTTGGCCTTGTCGCGCGGTCCGCCCATGATCAGAGAGATTTCCGCGGGCAGCGTCCGGCTCTGGAAGATCATGCCGCAGGCAGCACCGACCACTTCCGGCGGCGCCGGCTCTCCGTTACGATTCGAACCAGAAATCTGGGGCTTTGA
- a CDS encoding sensor histidine kinase → MARAFGLRTEIILHMTMLLGAALLFGGFLILKLTERELLDQRVASLNITAEILGSTLGDMLGSESGTDILRQRTAPLFEHLPHGTAAGVWRWTGTDLDSMVLQDAAGVGLDSAQRLASVRYLQGSQCFLSYSQAWLSSANAVASYYKITRALYDRGNFVGVLQMRFPLNGIGLRVRASLKILVAYVFLYGAVLFLFGLYQLNRNVSGPVRKLMASTRAVAGGNLEEKVSEEGPAEIASLARSFNFMLETLRDSRRCTDEHIRSLQQANREIKETRDALLRSEKMASIGHLAAGMAHELGNPLSALIGYMEVLKMDLPPGRTRQIIDHAGTELERIDHLVRDLLDYARPNPDREELIDPAPVARQAMTMLQRQGMFDVVTLVDNLPENLPSVRMAPHRLMQVVVNLLVNARDASPLKGKIHVSGGLDDKTVWLEIADDGQGIPEAILPYIFDPFFTTKAPGKGRGLGLAVCQRVLEEAGGRIEVKSEIGAGTHFKVVLRREYSGDA, encoded by the coding sequence ATGGCCAGGGCTTTCGGTTTACGCACCGAGATTATCCTGCATATGACCATGTTGCTGGGTGCCGCTCTTTTGTTCGGCGGTTTTTTGATTCTTAAGCTGACGGAGCGGGAACTTCTCGATCAGCGGGTTGCCAGCCTCAATATTACGGCGGAAATTCTGGGCAGCACCCTCGGCGACATGCTCGGTTCAGAGTCGGGAACCGATATTTTGCGGCAGCGCACCGCTCCTCTGTTCGAGCACCTGCCCCACGGGACGGCTGCCGGTGTCTGGCGTTGGACGGGAACTGACCTCGATTCCATGGTTTTGCAGGATGCCGCGGGTGTCGGTTTGGACTCGGCGCAGAGGCTTGCGTCGGTGCGCTATCTGCAAGGCTCCCAATGCTTTCTTTCCTACTCCCAGGCCTGGCTTTCTTCGGCGAATGCCGTTGCTTCATATTATAAAATTACCCGGGCTCTGTATGATCGGGGCAATTTCGTCGGGGTCCTGCAGATGCGCTTTCCCCTGAACGGGATCGGCTTACGTGTCCGCGCATCTCTGAAGATCCTTGTCGCATATGTGTTTCTTTACGGTGCGGTGCTTTTTCTGTTCGGTCTCTACCAGTTGAATCGAAATGTCTCCGGGCCGGTTCGAAAATTGATGGCTTCCACGCGGGCGGTGGCCGGCGGCAATCTCGAAGAAAAGGTCAGTGAAGAGGGCCCCGCGGAAATCGCCTCTCTGGCGCGCTCCTTCAATTTTATGCTCGAGACCCTGCGCGACAGTCGCCGATGCACTGACGAACATATCCGGTCGCTGCAGCAGGCCAACCGGGAGATCAAGGAGACCCGCGATGCGCTGCTGCGTTCGGAAAAGATGGCCTCCATCGGGCATCTTGCCGCGGGTATGGCCCATGAACTCGGCAATCCCCTGTCGGCCCTGATCGGTTATATGGAAGTTCTCAAAATGGATTTGCCTCCAGGTCGGACACGGCAGATCATCGATCATGCCGGAACGGAGCTGGAGCGCATCGACCATCTGGTCCGTGACCTGCTGGATTATGCCAGACCCAATCCCGATCGGGAAGAACTCATTGACCCCGCTCCTGTGGCACGCCAGGCCATGACCATGCTGCAACGCCAGGGCATGTTTGACGTGGTGACGCTGGTGGACAATTTGCCCGAGAACTTGCCGTCTGTAAGGATGGCGCCTCACCGGTTGATGCAGGTTGTTGTCAACCTGCTGGTCAATGCGCGGGATGCATCGCCGCTCAAGGGCAAGATCCACGTGTCGGGCGGGCTTGATGACAAGACGGTCTGGCTGGAGATAGCCGATGATGGACAGGGGATTCCCGAGGCGATCCTTCCTTATATTTTCGATCCTTTCTTTACCACCAAGGCCCCTGGCAAGGGGCGCGGGCTGGGGCTCGCCGTTTGCCAGCGGGTACTGGAAGAGGCGGGGGGAAGGATCGAGGTCAAAAGTGAAATCGGGGCCGGAACCCATTTCAAGGTGGTTTTGAGACGGGAGTACAGCGGCGATGCGTAA
- the pilV gene encoding type IV pilus modification protein PilV, translated as MSKQEKGFTLLEVLIAMVVLAIGLLGVAGLQATAIHGNMHGGTISQATALAQNVIERIQVTDYARVNDINFPTLEKGVDGTIFNRSTVIEENVPVNDLKRITVTVEWLSSRQHRVVLRSLKSNEG; from the coding sequence ATGAGTAAACAGGAAAAGGGGTTTACCCTGCTCGAAGTGTTGATCGCAATGGTCGTGCTGGCGATTGGCCTGCTCGGGGTTGCCGGCCTTCAGGCCACGGCCATCCATGGCAATATGCACGGCGGTACCATATCGCAGGCCACGGCGCTGGCGCAAAATGTCATCGAACGGATTCAGGTAACAGATTACGCGAGGGTAAACGATATAAATTTTCCAACCCTGGAAAAAGGCGTGGATGGCACCATTTTCAACCGATCCACGGTGATTGAGGAGAATGTGCCTGTCAATGACCTTAAACGTATTACCGTGACGGTGGAATGGTTGTCGTCCCGTCAACATCGGGTCGTGCTGCGATCCTTGAAGTCGAATGAGGGATAA
- a CDS encoding PilW family protein, translating to MGYRQKDMRGFSLIEVLVAMAIMGVVVAAVYATFIATQRQAYTQEDVIEVQQNLRAGLDFMARDIRMAEFLTPDDRSALINAPDQMLVDANNDGDYDDAGDSRPLLSLVSATSVHGYARIEEATVNGVHLELDVSATTMQQFGDGDAVRVFRAVDLSPVTDIYPVTGTPSGDEVVLDISGGGYVAGTIRSGDLLVRIPDGAANDDFPLQIDYQVVDSASGDPAMNELRRRVRDMDGNVIEDFQLVATNISGIALAFLDNRGNATSALDDIVAVQITITGQTDATGTGRENFSGVKTRTLSTTVKIHNGVVL from the coding sequence GTGGGTTATCGTCAAAAAGATATGCGGGGATTCTCGTTGATCGAGGTACTGGTTGCGATGGCCATCATGGGGGTTGTTGTGGCCGCCGTCTATGCAACCTTCATAGCGACCCAGCGTCAGGCCTACACCCAGGAAGATGTCATCGAGGTTCAACAGAACCTGCGGGCCGGGCTGGATTTCATGGCCCGGGACATTCGCATGGCCGAGTTCCTGACGCCAGATGATCGGTCGGCATTGATCAACGCTCCGGATCAGATGCTGGTGGATGCCAATAACGACGGGGATTATGACGATGCCGGCGACAGCCGTCCGTTGCTGTCCCTGGTCAGCGCAACTTCCGTTCACGGATATGCCCGGATTGAGGAAGCAACGGTGAATGGCGTTCATCTGGAACTGGATGTCTCTGCCACAACCATGCAGCAGTTTGGCGATGGAGACGCCGTGCGGGTTTTTCGTGCTGTCGATCTGAGTCCTGTTACCGATATTTATCCGGTAACGGGAACCCCCTCGGGCGACGAGGTGGTCCTGGACATCTCCGGGGGAGGGTATGTGGCCGGCACGATCCGTTCGGGTGACCTGCTGGTTCGCATTCCTGACGGCGCCGCAAATGACGATTTTCCCCTTCAGATCGACTATCAAGTTGTGGACAGTGCCTCCGGCGATCCCGCTATGAACGAATTGCGACGGCGCGTGCGCGACATGGATGGCAACGTCATCGAGGATTTTCAGCTTGTTGCCACCAATATATCGGGGATTGCCCTGGCGTTCCTGGATAACAGAGGCAACGCCACCTCCGCCCTGGACGATATCGTCGCCGTGCAGATCACCATCACGGGGCAGACCGATGCCACGGGAACCGGGCGGGAAAATTTTTCAGGCGTCAAGACGCGAACCTTGTCCACGACGGTCAAAATTCATAACGGGGTCGTATTATGA
- a CDS encoding GspH/FimT family pseudopilin, which produces MKVILGNRGTTLLELLVVVGILAISIGIAGFYLGNRGARAQMKSNLRELAGYMKLARAGAIRDSRPWAIRFDATNKRYLVYSHSGESAGNDDWTDGDETIYRTVYLADPVSYGSRQGKRPDATSLPVNGISFLADRVVFNPNGTSQSGTVYFSVSDGATMAVGSLSTTGRIKVWRNYGSGWVE; this is translated from the coding sequence ATGAAGGTAATCCTTGGCAACCGGGGGACCACCCTGCTGGAGTTGCTTGTCGTTGTGGGCATATTGGCGATTTCCATTGGTATTGCCGGTTTTTATCTGGGAAACCGGGGAGCCCGGGCGCAGATGAAAAGCAATCTTCGAGAGCTGGCCGGTTACATGAAGCTTGCCCGAGCCGGCGCCATCCGGGATTCCAGGCCGTGGGCCATCCGGTTCGATGCCACCAATAAGCGGTATCTGGTATACAGCCATTCCGGTGAGAGTGCGGGAAACGATGACTGGACCGACGGGGATGAGACAATTTACAGGACCGTATATCTGGCCGATCCCGTTTCCTATGGCAGCAGGCAGGGCAAGCGACCGGATGCGACCAGTCTTCCGGTGAACGGCATCAGCTTTCTGGCGGACAGGGTGGTGTTCAATCCCAACGGCACAAGCCAGTCCGGTACGGTTTATTTTTCCGTGTCTGATGGTGCGACCATGGCGGTCGGCAGCCTTTCGACAACCGGGCGGATCAAAGTCTGGAGAAACTACGGTTCAGGCTGGGTGGAATGA
- a CDS encoding GspH/FimT family pseudopilin, which translates to MRSGNNKGTTLLEMLTVVAVLSVLFALSIPLTGHWRKGAQYKAASREILSTLRRARSVAIHENRSVSFSINLDDGKYTADGDVTFFPDHIKIESKDTAAEAWSGSGIYSISFRPQGNANKTIFIRVNQDSDLVIMVDSKATGLAHM; encoded by the coding sequence GTGCGGTCAGGGAATAACAAAGGGACAACCTTGCTGGAAATGCTTACCGTGGTGGCGGTGCTGTCGGTTCTTTTCGCCCTGTCCATTCCTCTGACGGGTCACTGGCGAAAAGGCGCACAATACAAGGCAGCCTCGCGGGAGATTTTATCCACGCTGCGCCGAGCCCGCAGTGTAGCCATACATGAAAACCGGAGTGTATCGTTTTCCATAAATCTCGATGACGGTAAATATACCGCTGATGGTGACGTAACCTTCTTTCCGGACCACATTAAAATAGAGTCCAAAGACACGGCAGCCGAGGCCTGGTCCGGTTCCGGTATCTATTCCATCAGTTTCCGTCCGCAGGGAAATGCCAATAAAACCATATTTATCAGAGTGAATCAGGATTCCGATCTGGTTATCATGGTGGATTCAAAAGCTACGGGGTTGGCTCATATGTAG